One window from the genome of Pirellulales bacterium encodes:
- a CDS encoding adenylate/guanylate cyclase domain-containing protein, with translation MAQLIAQGHDFENRWRKNVPLDQAFILGREAGEWSVAWDAKISRRHLELLWDGQCLRLRRLSTARNPVFVRGKEIQECQLGPGQHFVIGRTTFTFTQEQVVVARDAPEPRYIASYSAADLRQVPFQRADWRIDSLVRLPEVIHSAANEQELLERLVTLLLHVRGADAAAIVQQEWLAADSPPSTTENAQTNPTMRTQVLHWDRRSLAAGQFRPSGRLIQAALLKQQTILHRWLSLDESLGYTMSEQDSWAFCVPIPSQTRSGWVLYLTGGSRVPPLPAVAPTNAGREPALPVNATAEDPELLRDDLKYAEIVAATLGSLLDLRDLTQRQATLGAFFSPRVRQLLAARDSEQALQPRETAVTVLFCDLRGFSRKSELAAANLLNLLERVSEALGIMTRHILAQGGVVSDFQGDSAMGFWGWPFAEPAAPLAACRAALAIRRDFAALAGDPAHPLADFQVGIGLASGLAVAGKIGTRDQAQVTAFGPVVNLAKRLESLTRRITADILLDRATAQAVENATSGELCYRPLATVQPYGWEQGIPIGELLDVEDEGPQAATAKSALAEKIEQLFTSGDWAAARSLVVQLPPHDPQRQLMEQCWNQLGSTVPGAWAGKIELTNK, from the coding sequence ATGGCCCAACTGATCGCCCAAGGTCACGACTTTGAAAATCGCTGGCGCAAGAACGTCCCCTTGGACCAGGCGTTCATCTTGGGGCGCGAGGCGGGGGAATGGTCGGTGGCATGGGATGCCAAGATTTCGCGCCGGCACTTGGAACTGTTATGGGATGGCCAGTGCCTGCGGCTGCGCCGCCTTTCCACCGCGCGCAATCCGGTCTTTGTGCGGGGAAAAGAAATTCAGGAATGCCAACTAGGCCCGGGGCAGCACTTTGTGATTGGCCGGACAACGTTTACGTTTACCCAGGAACAGGTGGTGGTAGCCCGCGACGCCCCGGAGCCGCGCTATATCGCCAGTTATTCGGCGGCTGATTTGCGGCAAGTCCCTTTTCAACGCGCCGACTGGCGCATTGACAGTTTGGTGCGCCTACCGGAAGTCATCCATAGCGCGGCCAACGAGCAGGAACTGCTCGAACGGCTGGTCACGCTGCTGTTGCATGTGCGGGGAGCCGACGCGGCGGCAATCGTCCAGCAAGAATGGTTGGCCGCGGACTCCCCCCCTTCCACCACCGAAAACGCCCAGACCAACCCCACGATGCGCACGCAGGTATTGCACTGGGACCGCCGCTCCTTGGCCGCGGGACAATTTCGTCCCAGTGGACGACTCATCCAGGCCGCCCTGCTCAAACAACAAACCATCTTGCATCGCTGGCTTTCCCTGGACGAGTCGCTGGGCTACACCATGAGCGAGCAAGACAGTTGGGCCTTTTGTGTCCCGATCCCCAGCCAGACACGCAGCGGCTGGGTCTTATATTTAACTGGCGGCAGCCGCGTTCCCCCACTCCCAGCCGTCGCGCCAACAAACGCGGGTCGGGAACCGGCTTTACCGGTAAATGCCACCGCCGAAGATCCCGAGCTACTGCGCGATGATTTGAAATATGCCGAAATTGTCGCGGCCACGCTGGGTTCCTTATTGGATCTGCGGGATTTAACCCAGCGGCAGGCCACGTTGGGGGCGTTTTTTTCTCCCCGGGTACGGCAACTGCTGGCCGCGCGCGATAGCGAACAAGCTCTGCAACCGCGTGAAACCGCCGTCACGGTCCTCTTTTGCGATTTACGCGGCTTTAGCCGCAAAAGCGAACTGGCCGCCGCTAACTTGTTGAATTTGCTCGAACGCGTTAGCGAAGCCCTGGGCATTATGACCCGTCATATTCTGGCACAAGGGGGGGTGGTCAGTGACTTTCAGGGGGATAGCGCGATGGGCTTTTGGGGGTGGCCCTTTGCCGAGCCAGCCGCGCCCCTGGCGGCTTGCCGTGCGGCCTTGGCAATTCGCCGAGATTTTGCCGCTTTGGCCGGGGATCCCGCACATCCCCTGGCGGATTTTCAGGTAGGGATCGGTCTGGCTTCGGGGCTGGCGGTGGCGGGAAAAATTGGCACCCGCGACCAAGCCCAAGTGACCGCCTTTGGGCCGGTGGTGAATTTGGCCAAGCGGCTGGAAAGCCTGACGCGGCGGATCACCGCGGATATTTTGCTAGACCGGGCGACAGCCCAAGCGGTGGAGAACGCGACCAGCGGAGAATTGTGCTATCGTCCACTGGCCACGGTGCAGCCGTATGGTTGGGAACAAGGAATCCCCATTGGCGAATTGCTGGATGTGGAAGACGAGGGTCCGCAGGCAGCCACCGCCAAATCCGCCTTGGCGGAAAAAATCGAACAACTCTTTACTAGTGGCGATTGGGCGGCAGCGCGCAGCTTGGTGGTGCAACTTCCCCCGCATGATCCCCAACGGCAGTTGATGGAACAGTGTTGGAATCAACTGGGTTCCACTGTCCCTGGGGCATGGGCGGGAAAAATTGAACTGACAAATAAATAA
- a CDS encoding type IV secretion system DNA-binding domain-containing protein: MLFKRKPPPVPEPGKKLAWGRHQLDDSEATGHFLAVAASGGGKSTLLQLLMQSSLGGIGIEPDSRALVYDHKQDILPLLSAIAPHAKIVTSHPFDKRGAAWKIARDVTNPAVALETARTLFPDVQDSQPFFADAARHLLYGVMLSFILSGEHWTFASLLRVMQSARLIRRVLRKHGVTRSIEREYFGEERTAANIMSTVATKLLPFTNIAASWETAAESFSIEDWVRGNWILVLGNYETGRMAIDAVNRCLFKRASDLVLNQSNSFTRRTWFLWDEISEAGKLDGLVSLMKKGRSKGACCVLAFQSVQGLRRSTLYGREETDEILGQIANRWFGRLECVETAEWASELFGDQEFEEESVSESTGNGGKSRSVSRQRTTRRLVLPSEFLDIDACNLTNGLSGYYIVRSHGSYFDKLEGAVLWGKSLIAPRSDVPEFVPRPSDSMLLKAWSAAEDATFCVPKLARKSPEPRKLSEHTPDKPPIDRSTKTQNLDDLDAHFQ; this comes from the coding sequence ATGCTATTCAAGCGAAAACCTCCTCCGGTGCCAGAGCCTGGCAAAAAGCTGGCTTGGGGCCGCCACCAACTTGACGATAGCGAAGCTACCGGACATTTTCTTGCCGTGGCCGCTTCAGGCGGTGGCAAGTCAACCCTCTTGCAACTTTTGATGCAATCATCTCTGGGCGGCATCGGGATCGAACCCGACAGCCGCGCCTTGGTCTACGACCACAAGCAAGACATCCTTCCACTGCTAAGCGCCATCGCCCCGCACGCCAAGATCGTCACGTCCCATCCGTTCGACAAAAGGGGCGCGGCTTGGAAAATTGCCCGCGATGTCACCAACCCGGCGGTTGCCTTGGAGACAGCTCGAACACTTTTCCCTGATGTTCAAGATTCACAACCGTTTTTCGCCGACGCTGCGCGGCATCTGCTGTATGGCGTCATGCTGAGCTTCATTCTCAGCGGCGAACACTGGACGTTCGCTTCGCTCCTGCGCGTCATGCAGTCGGCTCGATTGATCCGCCGCGTGCTGCGGAAGCACGGGGTGACGCGATCCATCGAGCGTGAATACTTTGGCGAAGAGCGTACGGCGGCGAACATCATGAGTACGGTCGCCACGAAATTGCTGCCGTTCACCAACATCGCGGCGAGTTGGGAGACAGCCGCTGAATCTTTTTCGATTGAAGACTGGGTTCGCGGAAACTGGATTCTCGTTCTGGGGAATTACGAGACTGGACGTATGGCGATTGATGCCGTCAATCGTTGTCTCTTCAAACGGGCCTCAGATCTGGTGTTAAATCAATCGAACTCGTTTACGCGGCGGACGTGGTTTCTATGGGATGAAATCAGCGAAGCCGGAAAACTGGATGGACTGGTCAGCTTGATGAAGAAAGGCAGATCGAAAGGGGCGTGTTGCGTACTGGCTTTTCAGTCCGTTCAGGGCTTGCGGCGAAGCACGCTCTACGGTCGCGAGGAAACCGACGAAATTCTCGGGCAGATCGCCAACCGCTGGTTCGGTCGCTTGGAGTGCGTTGAGACGGCCGAATGGGCGTCGGAACTTTTCGGGGATCAAGAGTTTGAGGAAGAATCGGTTTCAGAATCAACCGGCAATGGAGGCAAGAGTCGCTCCGTAAGCCGACAACGCACGACGCGTCGACTCGTTCTGCCGAGCGAGTTCCTCGACATCGACGCGTGTAACTTGACGAATGGTCTAAGTGGCTACTACATCGTCCGCTCGCACGGTTCTTACTTCGACAAACTGGAGGGCGCCGTCCTCTGGGGCAAATCGCTCATCGCGCCTCGCTCCGACGTGCCTGAATTCGTGCCTCGGCCTTCGGACTCGATGCTCCTGAAGGCTTGGTCAGCTGCGGAGGATGCGACATTCTGCGTACCGAAGCTGGCGCGTAAAAGCCCAGAACCGCGCAAGCTGTCTGAACACACTCCGGACAAACCTCCGATTGACCGTAGCACCAAAACTCAGAATCTCGACGATCTTGACGCCCATTTTCAATAA
- the trmD gene encoding tRNA (guanosine(37)-N1)-methyltransferase TrmD — protein sequence MRFDVLTLFPEMFPDYLGQSLLKLAIHNRLVAVHLHQLRDWAAGRHHVVDDRPYGGGPGMILKAEPVVDAVCAVQSGHPAPYAVEPAADWRICGHPANETLWPLPPANRESPPEPILEGEPPAPPIASSSNADFHVAPGHLIMLTPQGRRLTQQVVAELAAKPRLLLLCGRYEGFDDRIRQILQPDELSIGDYILGGGEVAAMVVIDAVIRLIPGVLGDERSAAEDSFSDEIDGLEGPQFTRPREFRGLSVPDVLLRGNHAEIAAWRREQSRLRTSERRGEMQGGA from the coding sequence ATGCGATTTGACGTCTTGACCCTTTTTCCCGAGATGTTTCCGGACTATCTGGGACAAAGTCTGCTCAAGCTGGCCATCCATAACCGCCTGGTTGCCGTCCATCTGCATCAACTTCGTGATTGGGCCGCCGGACGGCATCATGTGGTGGATGACCGCCCGTATGGGGGGGGCCCCGGCATGATCCTTAAGGCCGAGCCGGTCGTGGACGCCGTTTGCGCCGTCCAATCCGGCCACCCCGCCCCTTATGCCGTAGAGCCTGCGGCGGACTGGCGCATCTGCGGGCATCCGGCAAATGAAACGCTGTGGCCGCTACCGCCCGCAAATCGCGAGTCTCCACCAGAGCCGATTTTGGAGGGAGAACCCCCAGCCCCGCCGATAGCTTCCTCCAGCAACGCTGATTTCCACGTTGCCCCCGGTCACCTGATCATGCTGACCCCCCAAGGGAGGCGTCTGACGCAGCAAGTGGTGGCCGAGCTAGCCGCCAAACCGCGTTTATTGCTGCTGTGTGGCCGCTACGAAGGCTTTGATGATCGGATTCGCCAAATTTTGCAGCCGGACGAATTGTCGATCGGCGATTACATCCTGGGCGGGGGGGAAGTCGCCGCGATGGTCGTCATCGATGCGGTGATACGGCTGATTCCTGGCGTCCTAGGGGATGAGCGCAGCGCGGCCGAGGATTCATTTTCGGACGAAATCGACGGGCTGGAAGGTCCCCAGTTTACCCGTCCCCGCGAATTTCGCGGGTTAAGCGTGCCGGATGTGCTGCTACGGGGCAATCACGCGGAAATTGCCGCCTGGCGGCGCGAACAAAGCCGTTTGCGCACCAGTGAACGTCGAGGGGAAATGCAGGGTGGGGCGTGA
- a CDS encoding serine/threonine protein kinase, whose protein sequence is MSLDQTQSQASEERQHARQLSLRLGRPPLEIPGYHCDKCLGSGAFGEVWVARDLTTGRPVAIKFFHVSPDQDWSQLAREVEKLAFLSADRYVVQLLDVGWDAATPYYVMEYVEAGSLAQRLELAGPLPIEAAVEIFRELAVGLSHAHGKGVLHCDLKPANVLLDQDARPRLADFGQARLAHEQQPACGTLFYMAPEQAAGSESPDARWDVYGLGAILYAMLAGEPPRQTRELAARLENTSLLANRLEVYRRGLGPLSAAEIAAKFQLDWALAEILERCLALDPGERFANLTEVLTALDTRERRRRLWPLVTLGGVGPVVVMSCLALVAWWFFGNAFEDLRSSLTGKALESLKFAGHNVADAAGSDLANRFELVERLAADPDLCGLLAEYKSSEQVMTLGAKLSDPVSAEMQLEPYREEFKQLPYLTKLQDRLASLIAEHNRFGYASWFLTDARGLQVARLPASQTIGQNYAWRTYFHGGARDQAPDWRPAPAESLKRTHLSAVYRSQSSKRWSVAISTPLFKLDGSQEFLGVLALTFEVGKEWIELHSNSGHFTALVDQRTGDGAGLIVQHPLFSQVSAPTGILPDEIAELRVPATELPPLQSGTDNYRDPLGRHPAGQRFAGRWLAWQQPILIRGKPSGWVVVVQSPYNQVLGSELDQFRAHFFWSGIFALGCAAAITAGLWIYALRQIRLPPPLPRHA, encoded by the coding sequence ATGTCCCTCGATCAAACCCAATCCCAGGCCAGCGAGGAACGCCAGCACGCCCGGCAGCTCAGTCTGCGTTTGGGGCGTCCTCCCCTGGAAATCCCCGGCTATCATTGCGATAAGTGCCTCGGGAGCGGCGCCTTTGGCGAAGTTTGGGTTGCGCGGGATTTGACCACGGGCCGTCCCGTGGCGATCAAGTTTTTTCATGTCTCTCCCGATCAAGATTGGTCGCAACTGGCGCGGGAAGTCGAAAAACTGGCGTTTCTGTCGGCGGACCGTTATGTGGTGCAACTGCTGGATGTCGGCTGGGACGCCGCGACCCCGTATTACGTCATGGAGTACGTGGAAGCCGGTTCGCTGGCGCAGCGGCTGGAGCTGGCCGGGCCTCTGCCAATCGAAGCGGCGGTGGAGATCTTTCGTGAGCTGGCGGTCGGTTTATCCCACGCCCACGGCAAAGGGGTGCTGCACTGCGATCTGAAGCCGGCGAATGTGTTGTTGGATCAAGACGCGCGGCCGCGCTTGGCGGATTTTGGCCAGGCGCGGCTGGCGCACGAACAACAACCGGCCTGCGGCACGCTCTTTTACATGGCTCCGGAACAAGCCGCCGGCAGCGAATCCCCCGATGCGCGCTGGGATGTGTATGGTCTGGGTGCAATCCTGTACGCCATGCTGGCGGGGGAGCCCCCGCGGCAGACGCGGGAACTGGCCGCGCGGCTGGAAAACACCTCCCTGTTGGCCAACCGGCTGGAAGTATACCGCCGCGGCCTGGGACCGCTTTCTGCCGCAGAAATAGCGGCAAAATTTCAACTGGATTGGGCGTTGGCCGAAATCCTGGAACGTTGCCTGGCGTTGGATCCCGGCGAGCGGTTTGCCAATTTGACCGAGGTCCTGACAGCGCTCGATACGCGGGAACGGCGGCGGCGACTGTGGCCGCTGGTTACCCTAGGGGGAGTGGGGCCGGTGGTGGTAATGTCTTGCCTGGCGCTCGTCGCATGGTGGTTCTTTGGTAACGCGTTTGAGGATTTGCGATCATCCCTGACCGGGAAAGCGCTCGAAAGCCTCAAGTTTGCCGGCCACAACGTGGCGGACGCCGCGGGAAGCGATCTCGCCAACCGGTTTGAACTTGTGGAACGCCTGGCGGCAGATCCCGATTTATGCGGCCTGTTGGCGGAATATAAAAGCAGCGAGCAAGTCATGACCCTGGGGGCCAAGCTCAGCGATCCCGTATCCGCCGAAATGCAGCTAGAACCCTATCGCGAGGAATTCAAACAACTCCCCTACTTAACTAAATTACAGGACCGCCTGGCCTCGCTCATCGCCGAACATAACCGCTTTGGCTATGCCAGTTGGTTTTTGACCGACGCGCGGGGATTGCAGGTCGCGCGCCTGCCCGCCAGCCAAACCATCGGTCAAAATTACGCCTGGCGAACGTACTTTCATGGCGGCGCTCGCGATCAAGCCCCCGACTGGCGACCGGCACCGGCTGAATCGCTCAAACGGACGCATCTCTCCGCCGTCTATCGCAGCCAATCCAGCAAGCGCTGGAGCGTGGCGATCTCCACGCCGCTGTTTAAACTGGATGGCAGCCAGGAATTTTTGGGCGTGCTGGCGTTGACCTTTGAGGTGGGGAAAGAATGGATCGAGCTGCATAGCAACTCCGGGCACTTTACCGCGCTGGTTGACCAGCGGACCGGGGATGGCGCCGGGTTGATCGTGCAGCATCCCCTGTTTAGCCAGGTCTCCGCCCCCACGGGGATCTTGCCCGACGAAATTGCCGAACTGCGCGTCCCGGCCACAGAGCTTCCCCCGTTACAAAGCGGCACCGACAACTACCGCGACCCCCTGGGCCGCCATCCGGCTGGACAACGATTTGCCGGACGCTGGCTGGCGTGGCAGCAACCCATCCTTATCCGGGGCAAGCCATCGGGCTGGGTGGTGGTCGTGCAAAGCCCTTACAATCAGGTACTGGGGAGCGAGCTTGACCAGTTTCGCGCGCATTTCTTTTGGAGCGGAATATTTGCCCTGGGCTGCGCCGCCGCGATTACCGCGGGGCTGTGGATTTACGCTTTGCGGCAGATTCGGCTGCCACCGCCACTCCCCCGGCACGCCTAA
- the rpsP gene encoding 30S ribosomal protein S16 — MSVRIRMKQMGRTHRHFYRICATDTKNPRDGKVIEELGTYDPHIPLTDARVKFNLERLQYWLGVGALPSEHVAIFIEKYGPNGTHLDAQKAALEKLHGPRAIPDAGEAKFKRKTKEEIAAEQAAAEAAAAEAAAAEAAANAPEATATAEGMPTSPEAASEGVDTNADAAAAAAE, encoded by the coding sequence ATGTCCGTTCGTATCCGTATGAAGCAAATGGGGCGTACCCACCGCCATTTTTATCGCATTTGTGCGACCGACACCAAAAATCCCCGCGACGGCAAGGTCATCGAGGAATTGGGGACCTATGATCCGCATATCCCCCTCACCGATGCCCGGGTCAAGTTCAATCTTGAACGCCTGCAATATTGGTTGGGCGTGGGGGCGTTGCCCAGTGAGCATGTGGCGATCTTTATCGAAAAATACGGCCCGAATGGCACGCACCTGGACGCCCAAAAGGCCGCCCTCGAAAAACTGCACGGTCCCCGCGCTATTCCCGACGCCGGCGAGGCCAAATTTAAACGCAAGACCAAGGAAGAAATCGCCGCGGAACAAGCCGCCGCCGAGGCCGCAGCCGCCGAAGCAGCCGCCGCCGAGGCCGCGGCCAACGCTCCGGAAGCGACCGCCACCGCCGAGGGAATGCCCACCTCGCCTGAAGCCGCCAGCGAAGGGGTGGATACCAACGCCGACGCCGCCGCGGCCGCCGCAGAGTAA
- the rplS gene encoding 50S ribosomal protein L19 yields MNKAQILSLVENSSLKTEIPQFDIGDTVDVHTRILEGEKERIQIFNGVVIAKSGAGTREMFTVRRIVQGEGVERKFPIHSPKIAKVEVKRSGVVRRAKLYYLRDRVGKAVRLREKRTEVGA; encoded by the coding sequence ATGAACAAAGCCCAAATTTTATCCCTCGTCGAAAATTCCAGCCTCAAAACGGAAATTCCCCAATTTGACATTGGCGATACAGTGGATGTGCATACCCGCATCCTGGAAGGGGAAAAAGAACGGATTCAGATTTTCAATGGCGTTGTGATAGCCAAAAGTGGCGCTGGCACGCGAGAAATGTTTACCGTGCGGCGGATCGTGCAGGGGGAAGGGGTCGAGCGCAAGTTCCCCATCCATAGCCCCAAAATCGCCAAAGTCGAGGTCAAGCGCTCGGGCGTGGTCCGCCGGGCAAAACTGTACTATCTGCGTGACCGCGTCGGTAAGGCTGTCCGCCTGCGGGAAAAACGCACCGAAGTGGGCGCTTAA
- a CDS encoding FAD:protein FMN transferase translates to MADSHRRDFITGKSWPAAAREMLDRQFPHSPLTTVKTEYLLSYTRRAMACDFSVWLPADASAEATTAALAALDLVENLEAQLTIYQSTSEISRINELAATEPVVVESRLFELLCQARTLWSESRGAYDITSGPLSEVWGFSRKQGRLPSEQEISAALTRVGSQHLQLNPRDHTVRFLQPGLTLNLASIGKGYALDRCAEIFAAAGVERYLLHGGNSSLLARAPLATEIARESIPGTPPPLPVKGPDNWWIGVRDPYLPDQRILEVNLRNRAAGTSGAAVQHFWHQGKRYGHILDPRTGWPAETALSATVLAPTSAMADAISTACYVLGAEGAAELLATQPGVAALIFSPGKKASEWELTTLGLDPADLRQVS, encoded by the coding sequence ATGGCTGATTCGCATCGCCGCGATTTTATCACGGGAAAAAGCTGGCCCGCCGCCGCGCGGGAAATGCTGGATCGGCAATTTCCGCATTCTCCGTTGACCACGGTCAAGACCGAGTATTTGCTCAGCTACACCCGCCGAGCGATGGCCTGCGATTTTTCGGTGTGGCTACCCGCGGATGCTTCCGCCGAGGCCACCACCGCCGCCCTGGCCGCGCTCGATCTCGTGGAAAATCTGGAAGCCCAACTTACGATTTACCAATCCACCAGTGAAATCAGCCGGATCAACGAGTTGGCCGCGACAGAGCCAGTCGTGGTTGAGTCGCGGTTGTTTGAATTGTTATGTCAAGCGCGGACGCTCTGGAGCGAATCCCGCGGCGCATACGACATCACCAGCGGCCCCCTGAGCGAAGTTTGGGGGTTTTCCCGCAAGCAAGGCCGCCTACCCAGCGAGCAAGAAATCTCCGCTGCGCTCACACGAGTGGGATCGCAACATTTGCAATTGAATCCCCGTGATCATACGGTCCGTTTTTTGCAACCGGGGTTGACGCTTAATCTGGCCAGCATTGGCAAAGGTTACGCGCTGGACCGTTGTGCCGAGATCTTCGCGGCCGCGGGCGTGGAACGGTATCTCTTGCATGGGGGGAATAGCAGCTTGCTGGCCCGCGCGCCACTCGCCACGGAGATAGCCAGGGAGAGCATCCCCGGGACACCTCCCCCATTGCCGGTGAAAGGCCCCGATAACTGGTGGATTGGCGTGCGCGATCCGTATTTGCCCGATCAGCGGATTCTGGAAGTAAATTTGCGCAATCGCGCTGCGGGAACGTCGGGGGCGGCCGTGCAGCACTTTTGGCATCAGGGAAAGCGCTATGGGCATATCCTGGATCCGCGCACTGGCTGGCCCGCCGAAACAGCGCTGTCGGCCACGGTGCTGGCCCCCACCAGCGCCATGGCGGACGCCATTTCGACGGCCTGTTATGTCCTGGGTGCGGAAGGAGCGGCGGAACTGTTGGCCACGCAACCCGGAGTCGCGGCGTTGATCTTTTCCCCGGGAAAAAAGGCCAGCGAGTGGGAGCTTACCACGTTGGGCCTGGATCCGGCGGATTTACGGCAGGTAAGCTAG
- a CDS encoding sigma-70 family RNA polymerase sigma factor, protein MSISDSTAFRYTMHDPDVRLMLAVRGDDANAFEELMLRYQDRLVNVLEHLVQQRDLAEDLAQDVFLRIYRSRKSYVPGAKFSTWLFTIANNVASNARRSQARRKEVRLAAPADQSQELPTMDGVAVAASGQMPHRLLDKEELRYAVRAAIGTLNERQRMAVLLNKFENMSYEEIATAMELTPKAIKSLLSRARGNLKAALEPYLHRGESVQAGLVSDTALAGDSPDSPAD, encoded by the coding sequence ATGTCCATCAGCGACTCCACCGCTTTTCGCTATACCATGCACGATCCCGACGTGCGGTTGATGCTGGCGGTGCGCGGCGACGACGCCAACGCCTTTGAAGAGTTGATGCTGCGCTATCAAGACCGGTTGGTCAACGTGTTAGAGCATTTGGTGCAGCAGCGGGATTTGGCGGAAGATCTGGCGCAGGATGTATTTTTGCGGATTTACCGTTCGCGTAAAAGCTATGTGCCGGGGGCCAAGTTTTCGACGTGGCTATTTACCATTGCCAACAATGTCGCCTCCAATGCGCGGCGTTCGCAGGCGCGGCGCAAGGAAGTCCGGCTGGCGGCCCCGGCGGATCAATCGCAGGAACTTCCCACGATGGATGGCGTGGCCGTCGCGGCCAGCGGGCAAATGCCTCACCGGTTATTGGATAAGGAAGAGCTGCGGTACGCGGTTCGCGCGGCGATCGGCACGCTCAACGAGCGTCAGCGAATGGCGGTGCTGCTGAATAAATTTGAAAACATGAGTTACGAGGAAATCGCCACCGCCATGGAACTAACGCCCAAGGCGATCAAGTCGCTACTGTCGCGGGCGCGCGGCAATTTAAAGGCCGCTCTGGAACCTTATTTGCACCGGGGCGAATCCGTCCAGGCGGGGCTGGTGTCGGATACTGCCCTGGCCGGTGATTCCCCGGACTCCCCAGCGGATTAA
- a CDS encoding methyltransferase domain-containing protein produces the protein MLDPHLLNPYLRVADALAAKYELVKGPLGLPGHLLEILRPRSVDALISEAEFNQDGRLPYWADVWPSALGLAARILEEQGCGRTLLELGCAVGYVACLAAQRGFVVTATDYYADAGIFTQLNAALNGLPIPRQRMVDWRNYPADLTDFDVVIASDVLYEQPYCDLVASCFARSLARDGLGLLTDPQRHLAAGFTDAARRQGLVVTARREIPVEKDGRRQVIDLYELRRAVDV, from the coding sequence TTGCTTGATCCCCATTTGCTCAATCCCTATTTGCGGGTGGCGGACGCCCTCGCCGCCAAGTACGAGCTTGTCAAAGGCCCGCTCGGTTTGCCGGGGCATTTGCTAGAGATTCTCCGTCCCCGCAGCGTGGATGCCCTGATCAGCGAGGCAGAGTTCAACCAGGATGGCCGTCTCCCCTATTGGGCGGATGTCTGGCCCAGCGCTTTAGGTTTGGCGGCCCGCATCTTAGAAGAACAAGGCTGCGGGCGGACGTTGCTGGAACTGGGATGCGCGGTGGGTTATGTGGCGTGTTTAGCCGCGCAGCGCGGATTTGTGGTCACGGCGACCGATTACTATGCCGACGCGGGAATCTTTACCCAGCTAAACGCCGCGCTCAATGGCTTGCCAATTCCACGACAGCGCATGGTGGACTGGCGGAACTACCCCGCCGACCTGACGGACTTTGACGTGGTCATCGCCTCGGATGTGCTCTATGAGCAACCTTATTGCGATTTGGTGGCCAGTTGTTTTGCGCGGTCGCTGGCACGGGATGGCCTGGGCCTCCTTACCGACCCCCAGCGGCACCTGGCCGCCGGGTTTACCGACGCAGCGCGTCGGCAGGGGTTGGTGGTAACGGCGCGCCGGGAAATACCGGTGGAAAAAGATGGCCGCCGGCAAGTGATCGATCTATATGAACTGCGGCGCGCGGTGGACGTGTAA